The Microcystis panniformis FACHB-1757 region GGGTGAGTGTTTGGTATGGGGCGGTATTGCGTGCCGACGTGGAACGCATCGAAATTGGGTCCTATACTAATATCCAAGATGGGGCAATCCTACACGGAGATCCGGGCAAAATTACTATCCTTGAAGATTACGTTACCATCGGGCATCGGGCGGTAATTCACGCAGCCCATATTGAACGCGGTTGTTTAATCGGCATTGGGGCAGTGATTCTCGATGGTGTGCGCGTCGGGGCGGGTAGTATTGTCGGGGCGGGTAGTATTGTGACAAAAGATATACCACCGCGATCTTTAGTGGTGGGTATTCCCGCTAAACGCGTCCGGGAAGTGTCGCCACAGGAGGCTCAAGAGTTGATCGAACACGCCGAGCGCTATGCTAAACTTGCCCTCGTTCATGGGGGAAAAGGTACTGATACCGGATTCCCAAAACGGGCGGATTAGGGTATAAATATAAAATGAGAATCAAGTAACAATCTTTTAAGCACCGCTCGAGGAGAAGGAAATCTATGGACTGGAGAGTGTTAATCGTTTTAACCCCTTTGTTTATTGCTGGTGGCTGGGCTGTCTTCAATATCGGCGCTGCCGCTATTAGACAAGCTCAACAGTTTCTCAGCAAACAAAGTTAATAAAAGTTTATAATTCTTAGTAAAACCGATCACCTAGGGGATCGGTTTTTAATTTTTCCTTATCTGGCGATCGCTGATTGGGGTGTGGGGTGTAGAGTGTGGGGTGTGGGGTGTGGGGTGTAGGGTGTGGGGTGACCACTTCGTGCGCGTTGCGGGGGGAAGTGAGGGAATTATGAATTAAGTAGGTGGGTGGAATTAAATATAAGATGAACGTAGGTTGGGTTGAAGCATGAAACCCAACGCCCGCATGGGTTACGCTACCGCTAACCCATCCTACAAATAATTGTGCCTCCCTACTTATGAATTATGAATTATGAATTGGGGTATGGGGAGAACAAATAAAAATAATCTCCTGTCTCCTGTCTCCTGAATCCTGAATCCTGAATCCTGAATCCTGTCTCCTGAATCCTGTCTCCTGTCTCCTAACCCCACCAATATACCTTTTCAGCAAACCCTACCTAACCATGAAATCTAACTATCAAAATCTCATCCAAGAATTGGCTCATCTAGAAATTATCACCGATCCGGGGCAAGTGGCGAAACTTTCCTTAGATTATTATCATTTTAGTCCCATTTTAGAGGCACAACTGCAAGATAAACGGGCTGATTTAGTCATTCGTCCCCAGAATAGCCAAGAGGTTATTGACATCGCTAAAACCTGCGTTAAATACCAAATTCCTTTAACAGTTAGAGGTGCGGGTACAGGTAATTATGGTCAATGTGTTCCCTTGCGGGGGGGAGTAATTTTAGACACAACGAAACTAACAAAAATTATCTCGATCAAACCGGGTACAGCCCGGGTAGAAGCGGGAGTAAAAATGGCATTTTTTGATAAACAAGCTCGCGCAATCGGTTGGGAATTAAGAATGGCTCCCTCTACCTATCGGACGGCGACAATTGGCGGTTTTATCGGGGGTGGCAGTGTGGGCATGGGTTCAATTAATTATGGACAATTGAAGGATAGAGGCAATCTGCAAGCAGTGCAGTTAGTCACCCTAGAAGCGGAACCAAAAATTATCGAACTACGGGGGGATGAGGTAGAAAAAGTCAATCATGCCTACGGAACAAATGGCATTATTACCGAGTTAGAAATAGCCCTCGCTCCCTGTTATCCTTGGGCAGAATTTATCGTTACTTTTGCCGATTTTATCACCGCCGCTAAATTCGGTCAAGCTCTCAGTGATAGTGATGGCATTGTCAAGAAAATGGTTAGTGTTCACTCTTGGCCAATTCCTGCTTATTTTATCGCTCTTAAGGATTATTTACCCACAGGAAAAGCGGCAGTTTTGTTAATAGTATCGGACAGCGATCGAGTCGCATTAGAATCTTTAATTAAAGAATATAATGGTGAACTTACCTACTATAAAACGCCAGAAGAAACCCAAAAAGGCAACAGTATCTTAGAATTTACTTGGAATCATACCACTCTCCATGCGCGTAGTTTTAACCCCAAAATAACTTATCTACAGGCTTTTTATTTTAATCTAGCCACGGTGGAGAAACTCTATAATTATTTTGGTGAGGAAATAATGATGCACCTAGAATTTTTGAAATTTCAGGGTAAAGTTATTCCCGCCGGTCTTCCCTTGCTAGAATTTACCACAGAAACTCGATTAAATGAGATTATTGCTATCTATGAACAACAGGGGGCAGCTATTGCCAATCCTCACACTTATATCATGGAAGATGGCGGCAGCAGACAGATTAATCCGCTACAACTAGAATTTAAAAAACTCGTCGATCCTTACGGATTGAACAATCCGGGTAAAATGCGAGCATGGGTTGAAGCAAGGGGTAGGGGTTCAATTCAAGCTAAATTAAACAAGATAAGTAGGTAGGCGTTAAAAACTATTAGATGCCCCCCTTATCAAGGGGGATTAAGGGGGATCGGCACCCCCTTATCAAGGGGGGATTAAGGGGGGATCGGCACCCCCCTTATCAAGGGGGGATTAAGGGGGGATCGGCACCCCCCTTATCAAGGGGGGCAGGGGGGATCGAACCTAAAACACTAACCGCTAAAAAGGGAGTGGGGAAAACAAAACTCCCCGCTGCCCCCTGCCTATTCCCGGACTTGCCCCGATCCGATACAATTAAACGGTTGTCTTGGAAGAATTAATAGTGATCGAGCGTTATACTCTCCCTGCGATGGGGAATTTGTGGACGGATAGATATAAATATCAAACATGGCTAGAGGTAGAGATAGCCGTCTGTGAAGCGCAGGCAGAATTAGGCTATATTCCGGGGGATGCAGTAGAAGAAATTAAGGCAAAAGCTAATTTTGATCCCGATCGCATTTTAGAAATAGAAGCAGAAGTGCGCCACGATGTCATCGCCTTTTTAACAAATGTTAACGAATATGTGGGCGAGCCGGGGCGTTATATTCATTTGGGTTTAACCAGTTCCGATGTACTAGATACCGCCCTGTCCTTACAATTAGTCGCCAGTTTAAACCTGATTTTAGAACAATTAGAAGATTTTATCCAAGCCCTGCGTTATCGCGCCCAAGAACACCGTTATACAGTCATGGTAGGACGTTCCCACGGCATTCACGCCGAACCGATCACCTTTGGCTTTAAACTAGCGGGATGGTTAGCGGAAGTGCTGCGAGGACGCGATCGTTTAATTCGCTTGCGCCAAGACATCGCCATCGGTAAAATATCTGGTGCAGTGGGAACCTATGCCAATATTGACCCGAAAATTGAGGCGTTAACCTGTC contains the following coding sequences:
- a CDS encoding gamma carbonic anhydrase family protein; this encodes MSLDNLRSTSNFWPIVDVSQAAFIAPNATVMGDISLAVGVSVWYGAVLRADVERIEIGSYTNIQDGAILHGDPGKITILEDYVTIGHRAVIHAAHIERGCLIGIGAVILDGVRVGAGSIVGAGSIVTKDIPPRSLVVGIPAKRVREVSPQEAQELIEHAERYAKLALVHGGKGTDTGFPKRAD
- a CDS encoding photosystem II protein Y; this translates as MDWRVLIVLTPLFIAGGWAVFNIGAAAIRQAQQFLSKQS
- a CDS encoding FAD-binding oxidoreductase, translated to MKSNYQNLIQELAHLEIITDPGQVAKLSLDYYHFSPILEAQLQDKRADLVIRPQNSQEVIDIAKTCVKYQIPLTVRGAGTGNYGQCVPLRGGVILDTTKLTKIISIKPGTARVEAGVKMAFFDKQARAIGWELRMAPSTYRTATIGGFIGGGSVGMGSINYGQLKDRGNLQAVQLVTLEAEPKIIELRGDEVEKVNHAYGTNGIITELEIALAPCYPWAEFIVTFADFITAAKFGQALSDSDGIVKKMVSVHSWPIPAYFIALKDYLPTGKAAVLLIVSDSDRVALESLIKEYNGELTYYKTPEETQKGNSILEFTWNHTTLHARSFNPKITYLQAFYFNLATVEKLYNYFGEEIMMHLEFLKFQGKVIPAGLPLLEFTTETRLNEIIAIYEQQGAAIANPHTYIMEDGGSRQINPLQLEFKKLVDPYGLNNPGKMRAWVEARGRGSIQAKLNKISR